A region of Oceanicoccus sp. KOV_DT_Chl DNA encodes the following proteins:
- a CDS encoding ABC transporter ATP-binding protein: MTDSMGFDLDVVLEVKGVSKIYSRNQQSKRNFLKKIFISSIFTTKNNSLDLEKEQFYAVKNVSFSIRCGQAIGLIGLNGAGKSTLLKMIAGHVLPDTGEIRVTKDIASMIELSAGFQAGLSARENIYLKGALYGRTEEYLNEVFDDIVQFSELSDYMDAPLNTFSSGMSARLGFAIAVHVEASLIIIDEVLSVGDFKFKQKCLRKMQELRDQAAFVMVSHSMVDITRFCDLGIVLQDGAVVFQGDVKEAIKYYHVETEKLELPSNKSEESEPKNKESEFLQPFHFDHELIGAVSHRWLNEKLEEVASAGHNEILVLRIEFKMLMPVGKLLIGVPIFSEDGVLMTGMSTDASEVNIDMKSDGSVAIDLEIKSLNFNPGKYFAVVAIQDGVEWLYRKPVLPLSIKSNQGLHWGKVTPDYCWRGVLTVDENAEIGSTRQTDNRV; this comes from the coding sequence ATGACTGATAGTATGGGGTTTGATTTGGATGTTGTGCTTGAAGTTAAAGGTGTTAGTAAGATATATTCTCGAAATCAACAGAGTAAGCGAAATTTCCTGAAAAAAATATTTATTTCTTCAATATTTACAACAAAAAATAACTCCTTAGATTTAGAAAAAGAGCAGTTTTATGCTGTCAAAAATGTGTCGTTTAGTATTAGGTGTGGCCAAGCGATTGGGCTTATAGGGCTGAATGGCGCAGGAAAAAGCACATTGCTAAAAATGATTGCTGGGCATGTTTTGCCAGATACAGGAGAGATTCGGGTAACAAAAGATATAGCTAGTATGATTGAGCTGTCGGCAGGTTTTCAGGCGGGTCTTTCTGCCAGAGAGAATATATATCTGAAAGGTGCATTGTATGGTCGAACAGAAGAATATCTAAATGAAGTATTTGATGACATCGTACAATTTTCTGAATTAAGTGACTATATGGATGCGCCGCTCAATACTTTTAGTTCAGGTATGTCTGCCAGGCTAGGTTTTGCTATAGCCGTTCATGTTGAAGCCTCGCTAATAATAATTGATGAAGTGCTTTCTGTTGGAGACTTTAAATTCAAACAAAAATGTTTACGAAAAATGCAGGAGCTGCGTGACCAGGCGGCATTTGTTATGGTCTCTCATTCTATGGTTGATATCACGCGGTTTTGTGACCTGGGAATTGTCTTGCAGGATGGCGCTGTTGTCTTTCAAGGAGACGTTAAAGAGGCAATAAAGTATTACCATGTAGAAACAGAAAAGTTAGAATTGCCTTCTAATAAATCAGAAGAGAGTGAGCCAAAAAATAAGGAGAGTGAGTTTTTACAGCCATTTCACTTTGATCATGAATTGATTGGGGCCGTTAGCCATCGCTGGCTAAATGAGAAATTAGAAGAGGTGGCTAGTGCGGGGCATAATGAAATTTTAGTTCTGCGTATTGAATTTAAAATGCTAATGCCCGTGGGAAAATTATTAATAGGCGTGCCAATTTTCTCAGAGGATGGGGTTCTTATGACGGGAATGTCAACAGATGCAAGCGAAGTTAATATTGATATGAAAAGTGATGGCTCGGTTGCCATCGACTTAGAAATTAAAAGCTTAAATTTTAACCCGGGAAAATACTTTGCAGTTGTAGCAATTCAAGATGGAGTAGAGTGGCTTTATCGTAAGCCGGTATTGCCATTGTCGATTAAGTCAAACCAAGGATTGCACTGGGGAAAAGTAACTCCTGACTATTGCTGGCGTGGGGTTTTGACAGTCGACGAGAATGCTGAAATAGGAAGCACAAGACAGACAGACAACAGAGTTTAA